The Lycium ferocissimum isolate CSIRO_LF1 chromosome 1, AGI_CSIRO_Lferr_CH_V1, whole genome shotgun sequence genome includes a region encoding these proteins:
- the LOC132046735 gene encoding uncharacterized protein LOC132046735 isoform X1: MNLSPLYNIISPSLPKHRHYVISRRVSPSSPPRRRHLRRRLLKKFSREVSSPPSDENLHFILTVDSLPTKSFLHSKLGEFVHSSRAAIEDLQTLIRIDSNNGRVFFSCTRSTVKFLATLLLTTSILIFTLRAIFKLLLGLRLNNPNNNVELVYKRDRSLGGRQVLVARNGTVADRNKPNVLDNNSDWGSRIRFSRRRNKKSSVEQLPKWWPVSTAGSEQVGAENQQEYQRMANRLIRAILDNRMTGKDILADDIIQLRRIGRISDVKVSFDTENARDTLYRVAIDFVLNYCESIASQSAFVLIDGEEAQNFVAGLAVNVGLESTQAARMVSAAVAARTRSRFLQAWALEIQGKHSEAVVELSKVCAIHQIFPPEEFSPEMEMVARGLEKHLKVDQREFLMNSLLRVCGDGTRRSVAEALGLMYLKDNIVHQEENKYT, translated from the exons ATGAACCTCTCTCCTCTGTATAACATCATCTCACCCTCCCTCCCTAAACACCGTCACTACGTCATTTCTCGACGAGTGTCCCCCTCTTCCCCTCCCCGTCGCCGCCATCTGCGCCGCCGCCTCCTTAAAAAGTTCTCCCGGGAAGTGTCTTCTCCACCCTCCGATGAAAACCTCCACTTCATCCTTACCGTCGATAGTTTGCCTACCAAATCGTTTCTCCACTCCAAGCTTGGCGAATTCGTACACTCAAGCCGAGCCGCCATTGAAGACTTGCAAACTCTAATCCGCATAGATAGCAATAACGGCAGAGTTTTCTTCTCCTGCACAAGGTCCACCGTTAAATTCCTAGCAACTCTActacttaccacttccatactTATTTTCACTCTTAGGGCTATTTTTAAGCTACTGCTCGGGTTACGACTcaacaacccaaacaacaaCGTTGAGTTAGTGTATAAAAGAGACCGTAGTTTGGGTGGAAGACAAGTACTCGTTGCAAGAAATGGGACTGTTGCTGATAGGAACAAACCAAATGTGTTGGATAATAATTCGGATTGGGGGAGTCGAATTAGGTTTTCCAGGAGACGAAACAAGAAGAGCTCCGTGGAGCAGTTGCCCAAATGGTGGCCTGTTTCGACTGCTGGTTCGGAGCAAGTTGGAGCAGAGAATCAACAAGAGTATCAGAGAATGGCCAATAGATTGATTCGAG CCATCTTGGACAATAGAATGACGGGGAAGGACATTTTGGCGGACGATATTATTCAA TTACGGCGCATAGGGAGGATATCAGACGTGAAAGTTTCATTTGATACTGAGAATGCACGTGATACCCTTTATCGCGTGGCAATCGACTTTGTTCTTAATTATTGTGAAAG CATTGCAAGCCAGTCAGCATTTGTTCTAATTGATGGTGAGGAAGCGCAAAACTTCGTTGCTGGTCTTGCTGTTAATGTTGGACTTGAGAGTACTCAGGCTGCAAGAATGGTGTCTGCAGCTGTTGCTGCACGCACTAGGTCAAGGTTCTTGCAAGCTTGG GCCTTGGAGATACAAGGAAAGCATTCTGAAGCTGTGGTGGAACTGTCAAAAGTATGTGCCATTCACCAGATATTTCCTCCTGAAGAGTTCTCG CCTGAGATGGAGATGGTGGCTCGTGGACTTGAGAAACACTTAAAAGTAGACCAAAGGGAGTTCCTAATGAACAGTCTTCTACGTGTGTGTGGTGATGGGACCAGGAGAAGTGTGGCTGAAGCTTTGGGTCTG ATGTACTTGAAGGATAACATCGTTCATCAAGAGGAAAACAAGTATACATAA
- the LOC132046735 gene encoding uncharacterized protein LOC132046735 isoform X2 gives MTGKDILADDIIQLRRIGRISDVKVSFDTENARDTLYRVAIDFVLNYCESIASQSAFVLIDGEEAQNFVAGLAVNVGLESTQAARMVSAAVAARTRSRFLQAWALEIQGKHSEAVVELSKVCAIHQIFPPEEFSPEMEMVARGLEKHLKVDQREFLMNSLLRVCGDGTRRSVAEALGLMYLKDNIVHQEENKYT, from the exons ATGACGGGGAAGGACATTTTGGCGGACGATATTATTCAA TTACGGCGCATAGGGAGGATATCAGACGTGAAAGTTTCATTTGATACTGAGAATGCACGTGATACCCTTTATCGCGTGGCAATCGACTTTGTTCTTAATTATTGTGAAAG CATTGCAAGCCAGTCAGCATTTGTTCTAATTGATGGTGAGGAAGCGCAAAACTTCGTTGCTGGTCTTGCTGTTAATGTTGGACTTGAGAGTACTCAGGCTGCAAGAATGGTGTCTGCAGCTGTTGCTGCACGCACTAGGTCAAGGTTCTTGCAAGCTTGG GCCTTGGAGATACAAGGAAAGCATTCTGAAGCTGTGGTGGAACTGTCAAAAGTATGTGCCATTCACCAGATATTTCCTCCTGAAGAGTTCTCG CCTGAGATGGAGATGGTGGCTCGTGGACTTGAGAAACACTTAAAAGTAGACCAAAGGGAGTTCCTAATGAACAGTCTTCTACGTGTGTGTGGTGATGGGACCAGGAGAAGTGTGGCTGAAGCTTTGGGTCTG ATGTACTTGAAGGATAACATCGTTCATCAAGAGGAAAACAAGTATACATAA
- the LOC132048121 gene encoding CMP-sialic acid transporter 3, which yields MKNGMAECAVCHSKLVSPTVKTISRAYDRHRSKISSKQRALNVLLVVGDCMLVGLQPVLVFMSKVDGKFKFSPVSVNFLTEATKVVFAIIMLLIQARHQKVGEKPLLSISTFIQAARNNVLLAVPALLYAINNYLKFIMQLYFNPATVKMLSNLKVLVIAVLLKFIMKRRFSIIQWEALALLLIGISINQLRSLPEGTTSLALPVTTIAYIYTLIFVTVPSMASVFNEYALKSQYDTSIYLQNLFLYGYGAIFNFLAILGIAVFKGPGSLDIFEGHSKATMLLIVNNAAQGILSSFFFKYADTILKKYSSTVATIFTGIASALLFGHTLTVNFLLGISVVFISMHQFFSPLSKVKDDQPNGTLELIDVRENHSSKDSSFVNMAAGANEEASHRVGPDERQPLLPR from the exons ATGAAGAACGGTATGGCAGAATGTGCTGTCTGTCATTCCAAGTTGGTTTCTCCAACTGTAAAAACTATCTCAAGGGCATATGATCGACACAGAAGCAAGATTTCATCAAAGCAACGTGCTCTTAATGTTCTTTTGGTTGTAGGAGATTGTATGCTGGTTGGTTTACAG CCTGTTTTAGTATTTATGTCAAAAGTGGATGGAAAATTCAAGTTTAGTCCCGTAAGTGTCAACTTCTTGACAGAGGCGACAAAAGTCGTCTTTGCAATAATAATGCTTCTAATCCAG GCCAGGCATCAAAAGGTTGGAGAAAAGCCACTTCTTTCAATATCCACATTTATACAG gCTGCACGAAACAATGTGCTTCTTGCTGTACCAGCATTGCTCTATGCCATAAATAACTACCTAAAGTTCATCATGCAG TTATATTTCAACCCAGCAACAGTGAAGATGCTAAGCAATCTGAAG GTTTTGGTTATTGCAGTGCTGTTGAAATTTATTATGAAACGGCGATTTTCCATAATTCAG TGGGAGGCTCTTGCTTTGCTGCTAATTGGGATTAGCATTAATCAACTTCGATCCCTTCCTGAAGGCACCACTTCTTTGGCTCTTCCAGTTACCACAattgcatacatatatacactgaTTTTT GTAACTGTGCCTTCTATGGCTTCAGTATTCAATGAGTATGCTTTGAAGAGTCAATATGACACTAGCATATATCTCCAG AACTTATTTCTGTACGGATATGGTGCTATATTCAACTTTCTAGCCATTCTTGGGATTGCCGTATTTAAAG GTCCTGGTAGCCTGGATATATTTGAGGGGCATTCAAAGGCAACCATGCTTCTAATTGTTAACAATGCGGCGCAAGGAATTCTGTCgtccttttttttcaaatatgctG ATACGATTCTGAAGAAGTATTCTTCGACCGTTGCAACAATATTTACAGGCATAGCATCTGCTTTGTTGTTTGGTCATACACTGACCGTAAACTTTCTTCTTGGGATTTCTGTTGTTTTCATCTCAATGCACCAG TTCTTTTCAcctctttcaaaagttaaagATGACCAACCAAACGGGACATTGGAGTTGATTGATGTCCGGGAGAACCATAg CTCTAAAGATTCGTCCTTTGTAAATATGGCAGCAGGAGCAAATGAGGAG GCTAGTCATCGAGTAGGACCTGATGAAAGACAGCCACTTCTTCCAAGATGA